From a region of the uncultured Desulfatiglans sp. genome:
- a CDS encoding conserved hypothetical protein (Evidence 4 : Unknown function but conserved in other organisms) encodes MFYILFVVLVVLFLVSAIKILREYERGVIFRLGRVIKTKGPGLIILIPVIDKMVKVSLRLVTMDVPAQDVITRDNVSVKVNAVVYFRVMEPTKATVEVENYLFATSQLAQTTLRSVCGQVELDELLSERDKINTELQTILDKHTDPWGIKVATVELKHIDLPQEMQRAMARQAEAERERRAKVINAEGEYQAANRLAEAAGIIQQHPEALQLRYLQTIREISSESNSTTFFPLPIDLFKPFIKKD; translated from the coding sequence ATGTTTTACATTCTGTTTGTGGTGCTGGTCGTCCTTTTTCTGGTTTCGGCCATCAAGATCCTCAGGGAATACGAGCGCGGCGTGATCTTCCGACTTGGACGGGTGATCAAGACCAAAGGGCCCGGACTGATCATCCTGATCCCGGTGATCGATAAAATGGTCAAGGTCAGCCTGCGGCTCGTGACCATGGATGTGCCGGCGCAGGATGTGATCACCCGGGACAACGTGTCGGTCAAGGTCAACGCCGTGGTCTATTTTCGGGTGATGGAGCCCACCAAGGCGACGGTGGAGGTGGAAAACTACCTTTTCGCCACGTCGCAGCTGGCGCAGACCACCCTGCGAAGCGTCTGCGGCCAGGTGGAGCTGGACGAACTCCTTTCGGAGCGGGATAAGATCAATACAGAGCTGCAGACCATCCTGGACAAGCACACGGATCCCTGGGGGATCAAGGTGGCCACGGTGGAGCTGAAGCACATCGACCTGCCGCAGGAGATGCAGAGAGCGATGGCGCGTCAGGCCGAGGCCGAGCGGGAAAGGCGGGCGAAGGTCATCAACGCCGAAGGTGAGTACCAGGCCGCGAATCGGCTGGCGGAGGCCGCCGGCATCATTCAGCAGCACCCCGAGGCCCTTCAGCTCCGCTACCTGCAGACGATCCGGGAGATCTCGTCGGAGAGCAATTCCACGACGTTTTTCCCCTTGCCGATCGACTTGTTCAAGCCCTTCATAAAAAAAGATTAG